In one Pseudomonas hydrolytica genomic region, the following are encoded:
- a CDS encoding cation-transporting P-type ATPase — MDTRLPENSDSAWHQLTPQQALDAQQSSQTGLSDAEASARLQRHGPNRLPPPKRRGPLLRLLYQFHNVLLYMMMAAALVTALLGHWVDTGVILAAVLINVVIGFIQEGKAENALDAIRSLLSPHALVLRGGERREIDAEQLVPGDIVLLASGDKVPADLRLISVKNLLVEEAALTGESLPVEKSLAHCQADAALGDRRCMAYSGTLVASGQASGVVVATGADTELGRIGAMLQQVQAMTTPLLRQIEQFSRWLALAILIFAMATFALGTFWHGQDPAEMFMMVVALTAAAIPEGLPALMTVILALGVQRMAGRNAIVRRLPAVETLGSVTVICSDKTGTLTRNEMTVQRLVSASRVLDVSGVGYAPEGAFHLDGALVEPDAALLEIARAATLCNDAQLQQDAAGTWRLQGDPTEGALHTLALKAGLDTPTLNLQLPRSDTIPFESEHRFMASLHHDHQGHGVIYLKGAPERLLEMCSGQRDADGGVQPLDADYWRRQATDLAARGLRLLAIASRTVSAEQRSLSFADVEQDMCLLALVGIIDPPREEAIAAVAECQRAGIRVKMITGDHAETARAIGAQLGIGVGLPALTGAELELLDERRLREVLPGVEVFARASPEHKLRLVQAMQASGEVVAMTGDGVNDAPALKRADVGVAMGDKGTEAAKEAAEVVLTDDNFATIAGAVREGRAIYDNLKKFILFALPTNGGQALIVIAAILFQLTLPLTPAQVLWINMVTSVTLGLALAFEPAEAGLMDRPPRAPDEPLLSGLFVWRVLLVSLLMAGAGIGLFLWELQQGTGLDSARTMALNAVVMCEVFYLINSRRIFASVLSLDGLLGSRAVLLAIAACLLLQALYTYAPPMQRLFNSTALDAAQWARVVLAGLAVFCIAELEKWVIRRLRLQPSG, encoded by the coding sequence ATGGACACTCGGCTCCCTGAAAACTCTGACAGCGCCTGGCACCAACTGACTCCGCAACAAGCGTTGGACGCCCAACAGAGCAGCCAGACCGGTCTCAGCGACGCAGAGGCCAGCGCGCGCCTGCAACGCCATGGCCCCAATCGCCTGCCGCCGCCCAAGCGACGCGGCCCTTTGTTGCGTTTGCTGTACCAGTTCCACAACGTGCTGCTGTACATGATGATGGCCGCCGCCCTGGTCACCGCCCTGCTCGGCCACTGGGTCGATACCGGGGTGATCCTCGCCGCGGTGCTGATCAACGTGGTGATCGGCTTCATCCAGGAAGGCAAGGCGGAGAATGCCCTCGACGCCATCCGCAGCCTGCTGTCGCCGCACGCCCTGGTGCTGCGCGGCGGCGAACGCCGGGAGATCGACGCCGAACAGCTGGTGCCCGGCGACATCGTCCTGCTCGCCTCCGGCGACAAGGTGCCGGCCGACCTGCGCCTGATCAGCGTGAAGAACCTGCTGGTGGAAGAAGCGGCGCTGACCGGCGAATCGCTGCCGGTGGAAAAGTCCCTGGCCCATTGCCAGGCGGACGCAGCGCTGGGCGACCGGCGCTGCATGGCCTATTCCGGCACCCTGGTGGCCAGCGGTCAGGCCAGCGGGGTGGTGGTGGCCACCGGTGCGGATACCGAGCTGGGCCGCATCGGCGCCATGCTGCAGCAGGTGCAGGCAATGACCACGCCGCTGCTGCGGCAGATCGAGCAGTTCAGCCGCTGGCTGGCGCTGGCCATCCTGATCTTCGCCATGGCCACCTTCGCCCTCGGCACCTTCTGGCACGGCCAGGACCCGGCCGAGATGTTCATGATGGTGGTGGCGCTGACCGCCGCCGCCATCCCCGAAGGCCTGCCGGCACTGATGACGGTGATCCTCGCCCTCGGCGTGCAGCGCATGGCCGGGCGCAACGCCATCGTGCGGCGTCTGCCGGCGGTGGAAACCCTCGGCTCGGTAACGGTGATCTGCTCGGACAAGACCGGCACCCTGACGCGCAACGAAATGACCGTGCAGCGCCTGGTCAGCGCTAGCCGGGTGCTCGACGTCAGCGGCGTCGGCTATGCCCCGGAGGGCGCCTTCCATCTCGACGGCGCGCTGGTCGAGCCGGATGCCGCGCTGCTGGAAATCGCCCGCGCCGCCACCCTGTGCAACGACGCCCAGCTGCAGCAGGACGCCGCCGGAACCTGGCGCCTGCAGGGCGACCCCACCGAGGGCGCCCTGCACACCCTGGCGTTGAAGGCCGGGCTGGACACCCCGACGCTGAACCTGCAGTTGCCGCGTAGCGACACCATCCCCTTCGAGTCCGAGCACCGCTTCATGGCCAGCCTGCACCATGACCACCAGGGCCATGGCGTGATCTACCTCAAGGGCGCGCCTGAGCGCCTGCTGGAGATGTGCAGCGGCCAGCGCGATGCCGACGGTGGCGTGCAACCGCTGGACGCCGACTACTGGCGGCGCCAGGCCACCGATCTGGCGGCCCGCGGCCTGCGCCTGCTGGCCATCGCCAGCCGCACGGTAAGCGCCGAGCAGCGCAGCCTGAGCTTCGCCGACGTGGAACAGGACATGTGCCTGCTGGCCCTGGTCGGCATCATCGACCCACCGCGCGAGGAAGCCATCGCCGCCGTCGCCGAATGCCAGCGCGCCGGCATCCGGGTGAAGATGATCACCGGCGACCACGCCGAAACCGCGCGCGCCATCGGCGCCCAGCTGGGTATCGGTGTCGGCCTGCCGGCGCTGACCGGCGCGGAGCTGGAACTGCTCGACGAGCGCCGTCTGCGCGAGGTGCTGCCCGGCGTCGAGGTATTCGCCCGCGCCAGCCCCGAGCACAAGCTGCGCCTGGTGCAGGCCATGCAGGCCAGCGGCGAGGTGGTGGCGATGACCGGCGACGGCGTCAACGACGCCCCGGCCCTCAAGCGCGCCGACGTTGGCGTGGCCATGGGCGACAAGGGCACCGAAGCGGCCAAGGAGGCAGCCGAAGTGGTGCTGACCGACGACAACTTCGCCACCATCGCCGGCGCCGTGCGCGAGGGCCGGGCGATCTACGACAACCTGAAGAAGTTCATCCTCTTCGCCCTGCCCACCAACGGCGGCCAGGCGCTGATCGTGATCGCCGCCATCCTGTTCCAGCTGACCCTGCCGCTGACCCCGGCGCAGGTGCTGTGGATCAACATGGTCACCTCGGTGACCCTGGGCCTGGCGCTGGCCTTCGAACCGGCCGAGGCCGGGCTGATGGACCGTCCGCCGCGAGCGCCGGACGAGCCCTTGCTGTCGGGCTTGTTCGTCTGGCGCGTGCTGCTGGTGTCGCTGCTGATGGCCGGTGCCGGCATCGGCCTGTTCCTCTGGGAACTGCAGCAGGGCACCGGGCTGGACAGCGCAAGGACCATGGCGCTGAACGCGGTGGTGATGTGCGAGGTGTTCTACCTGATCAACAGCCGACGCATCTTCGCCTCGGTGCTCAGCCTCGACGGCCTGCTGGGCAGCCGCGCGGTGCTGCTGGCGATCGCCGCCTGCCTGCTGCTGCAGGCGCTGTACACCTACGCGCCGCCGATGCAGCGGCTGTTCAATTCCACCGCGCTGGATGCGGCGCAGTGGGCGCGCGTGGTGCTGGCCGGGCTGGCGGTGTTCTGCATCGCCGAGCTGGAGAAGTGGGTGATTCGTCGTTTGCGCCTGCAGCCGAGCGGGTGA